A section of the Methanococcus vannielii SB genome encodes:
- a CDS encoding branched-chain amino acid transaminase, producing the protein METERLIWFKEEIIPVSQAKINVLAPTSQFGVNVFEGIRCYWNEEKEQLYAFKLTEHINRLINSAKIMDFDLKYDFNFLKNSFLDIVRANNFKEDITVRQTLFLDGFGSWSSKGPLEMFIAPIPKGRPYDKIGIDCCVSSFERINDNSLSPRVKVGANYMNSRLGHLEAVKNGYDTAIFLNNQKKVSEGPGSCIFIIRDEKLITPPVTASILESITRQNIIDIAKSDLNIDVVERDIDRTELYICDEAFLCGTAMEITSVLTIDRYAVGNKSKGKLTEQLREFYFKMVRGKLKNYDQFLTPIY; encoded by the coding sequence ATGGAAACAGAAAGATTAATCTGGTTTAAAGAAGAAATAATTCCTGTAAGTCAGGCCAAAATAAATGTTTTAGCCCCTACAAGCCAATTTGGCGTAAATGTTTTTGAAGGAATTCGATGTTACTGGAATGAAGAAAAAGAACAGTTATATGCATTCAAATTAACCGAACATATAAATAGACTTATTAATTCCGCTAAAATCATGGACTTCGATTTAAAATATGATTTTAATTTTTTAAAAAATAGTTTTTTAGATATTGTTAGGGCTAATAACTTTAAAGAAGATATCACTGTTAGACAGACTCTTTTTTTAGATGGTTTTGGAAGTTGGAGTTCAAAAGGGCCTTTAGAAATGTTTATAGCCCCAATTCCTAAAGGAAGGCCCTATGATAAAATTGGAATAGATTGTTGCGTAAGTTCTTTTGAACGGATTAATGATAATTCATTATCCCCTCGGGTAAAAGTTGGGGCCAATTATATGAATAGTAGATTGGGACATTTAGAAGCAGTAAAAAATGGTTATGACACAGCAATTTTTTTAAATAATCAGAAAAAAGTTTCTGAAGGACCTGGTTCGTGTATTTTTATTATACGTGACGAAAAATTAATTACTCCTCCGGTAACGGCTTCAATACTTGAAAGTATTACTAGACAGAATATTATTGATATCGCAAAAAGCGATTTGAACATTGATGTGGTTGAAAGAGATATTGATAGAACTGAACTTTATATATGTGATGAAGCATTTTTATGCGGGACAGCAATGGAAATTACCTCCGTATTAACTATTGATAGATATGCTGTGGGAAATAAATCAAAAGGTAAACTTACAGAACAACTCCGTGAATTTTATTTTAAAATGGTTAGAGGAAAGTTAAAAAATTACGATCAATTTTTAACACCAATATATTAA
- a CDS encoding type III PLP-dependent enzyme domain-containing protein, with product MELNWNVLNKLNEDFGDSFYLLDSNKFVKNYDEFLGEFQKIYPNTVIAYSYKTNYLPHLCSIVNKKGGFAEVVSKMEYDLAIKIGVIPSNIIVNGPLKTKEHLEYFLLKGSIVNVDSYRELDLIREIANSNPGKILSVGIRCNFEMGSTVSRFGFDVRDAEFIEKFKELKKIDNLYIKGIHCHFPDRNLDSYSKRVDNLINILDLLFKENIPEFVDIGGGYFGKVNDFLAKQFNCNVPSYSDYASIIASRFKEYFKNIPENRKPKLILEPGTALVADTMKFIAKIVEIKNIRGKKIAMTTGSKFNMGLFGLSINLPINVYSEFKNGKFINNVDISGYTCIEADYLFKNYCGILNIGDYIAFDNVGSYSFVFKPPFICPNVPIIDYNGDKFKIVKHKETFEDIFKTYMFE from the coding sequence ATGGAACTTAATTGGAACGTTTTAAATAAGTTAAATGAAGATTTTGGTGATTCATTTTATTTACTTGATTCAAATAAATTCGTTAAAAATTATGATGAATTTCTAGGAGAATTTCAGAAAATATACCCTAATACGGTAATTGCATATTCATATAAAACGAATTACCTGCCACATTTATGTTCAATTGTTAACAAAAAAGGTGGCTTTGCAGAAGTAGTTTCTAAAATGGAGTATGATTTAGCAATAAAGATTGGGGTAATCCCCTCCAACATTATTGTAAACGGGCCCCTCAAAACAAAAGAACATTTGGAGTATTTTTTACTCAAAGGAAGCATTGTAAATGTTGATTCATACCGAGAATTAGACTTAATTAGAGAAATTGCAAATTCCAATCCAGGTAAAATTTTATCCGTTGGCATAAGGTGTAATTTTGAGATGGGTTCTACAGTATCCCGTTTTGGTTTTGATGTAAGGGATGCAGAATTTATTGAAAAATTCAAAGAACTTAAAAAAATCGATAATTTATACATCAAAGGAATTCATTGTCATTTTCCAGATAGAAATTTAGATTCATACTCAAAAAGAGTTGATAATTTAATAAATATTTTAGATTTGTTGTTTAAAGAGAATATCCCTGAATTTGTAGATATTGGTGGAGGTTATTTTGGAAAAGTAAACGACTTTTTGGCAAAGCAATTCAATTGCAATGTTCCATCGTATTCCGATTATGCAAGTATCATCGCATCAAGATTTAAAGAATATTTTAAAAATATACCTGAAAATAGAAAGCCGAAATTAATTTTGGAACCGGGCACGGCACTTGTAGCAGATACTATGAAGTTTATTGCTAAAATTGTTGAAATTAAAAATATTAGGGGTAAAAAAATTGCAATGACTACGGGTAGTAAATTTAATATGGGATTATTCGGTTTAAGCATAAATTTACCAATTAATGTATATTCTGAATTTAAAAATGGAAAATTTATTAATAATGTTGACATTTCGGGATATACTTGTATTGAAGCAGATTATTTATTTAAAAACTACTGCGGAATTTTGAATATCGGAGATTATATTGCTTTTGACAATGTAGGTTCTTATTCATTCGTTTTTAAACCACCATTCATCTGTCCAAACGTTCCAATAATTGATTATAATGGGGATAAGTTTAAAATTGTTAAACATAAAGAGACTTTTGAAGATATTTTTAAAACATATATGTTCGAGTAA
- a CDS encoding polysaccharide biosynthesis protein, whose product MDNEKAIIIGAGGAGKELLNEFIAGSYPINILGFIDDNVTESIKSFPILGKIENLKQIIPKYGIKIVFIAMPATEGELLKKIYLECIKFPVKIKLIPRYSEILLNRVNLTQLREISVEDIIGKKVTKKMFENISKKVEGKTFIVFGAAGSIGSKLCQQIASLCPKKLIMVDWSENGMFYLEDKINKIIKTNDKVSLNNFSYYIGNIQDEVRMNQIIGSEKPDVIINAAAYKHVPLMELNYYEAIKNNVMGSKNLYEIAIKHQVKNFILISSDKAVNPTNIMGVTKRITEKMMHYYASLDNSKTSFLAVRFGNVINSNGSVIPTFQKQIREGRITITHKDIIRYFMSIDEAVYLILQCWVQGTNDEIFVLDMGEPIKIIDLATLMIKIAGLELDKDVKLEFIGLRPGEKLYEEPLTKIEETLATKNDKIYILKRDEEFDHKEFIDTVTQLVNVSGEKTFDEVKPILKKLVPTYKEFDMV is encoded by the coding sequence ATGGACAATGAAAAAGCCATAATCATTGGTGCAGGGGGCGCTGGAAAAGAACTTTTGAATGAATTTATAGCTGGTTCATATCCAATAAATATTTTGGGATTTATAGATGATAACGTAACTGAATCAATAAAAAGTTTCCCAATCCTCGGTAAAATTGAAAATTTAAAACAAATTATACCAAAATATGGTATAAAAATAGTTTTTATTGCAATGCCTGCTACTGAAGGTGAATTACTTAAAAAAATTTATCTTGAATGTATTAAGTTTCCAGTTAAAATTAAATTAATACCAAGATATTCTGAAATATTATTAAATAGGGTTAATCTAACCCAATTAAGGGAAATTTCTGTTGAAGACATTATTGGAAAAAAGGTTACAAAAAAAATGTTTGAAAATATCTCAAAAAAGGTTGAGGGTAAAACATTTATTGTCTTTGGTGCTGCTGGATCTATTGGCTCAAAATTATGTCAACAAATTGCAAGTTTATGCCCTAAAAAATTAATCATGGTCGACTGGTCAGAAAATGGAATGTTTTATCTAGAAGACAAGATAAATAAAATTATTAAGACAAATGATAAGGTTTCATTAAATAATTTTTCATACTATATTGGAAATATTCAAGATGAAGTCCGCATGAATCAAATAATTGGTAGTGAAAAACCAGACGTAATTATTAATGCTGCAGCATATAAACACGTTCCACTAATGGAATTAAATTACTATGAAGCTATCAAAAATAATGTAATGGGTTCAAAAAATTTATATGAAATTGCAATCAAACACCAAGTAAAAAATTTTATATTAATATCTTCAGATAAGGCTGTAAATCCGACAAATATTATGGGCGTTACAAAAAGAATAACTGAAAAAATGATGCATTACTATGCATCACTAGACAATTCAAAAACTTCCTTTTTAGCCGTTAGATTTGGAAATGTAATAAATAGTAATGGAAGTGTTATACCTACATTTCAAAAACAAATTAGGGAAGGCCGTATAACAATAACTCATAAAGATATTATTCGGTATTTCATGAGTATAGATGAAGCTGTTTATTTGATATTACAGTGTTGGGTTCAAGGAACTAATGATGAAATATTTGTTTTAGATATGGGGGAACCAATTAAGATTATTGACCTTGCAACACTAATGATAAAAATTGCAGGTTTGGAATTAGATAAAGATGTTAAATTAGAATTTATCGGATTAAGACCTGGGGAAAAACTATATGAAGAACCGTTAACAAAAATTGAAGAAACGTTGGCAACAAAAAACGACAAAATTTATATTTTAAAAAGAGATGAAGAATTTGACCATAAAGAATTTATCGATACAGTAACCCAATTAGTTAACGTTAGTGGGGAAAAAACATTTGATGAAGTAAAACCGATATTGAAAAAATTAGTGCCTACTTATAAAGAATTCGATATGGTGTAA